AGGCCCAGAGCAAGGTGAAACTTTAAGAAAAATAGATCAAGAACTTGCACAGCTAAGTTTAAAATTTGGAGAGAATGTCTTGGAAGAGACCAATAAATATGTCCATTTCGAGACTGAAGAAAGCGCAATTGAAGGATTGCCAGAAGGAATAAAAGAAGCAGCATCTCAAATAGCTGAAGAAAAAGGAAAACCAGGACAATGGGCATTCACCCTTGATTACCCGAGCTATATCCCTGCTTTAACCTATGCCAAAAACAGAGACTTAAGAAAGCTTTTATTTTTAGCATACAACACCAAGTGTTCTAAAGGTGATGAACTTGATAATCAGCAAATCATTAAGGACATCCTGAACTTAAAGGAAAAGCGAGCACAGCTTTTAGGGTATAAAAATCACGCTGAATTCATTTTGGAGGAGCGTATGGCAAAAAGCCCAGATGAGGTCACACAATTTTCTGAATCACTCCTAGCTAAGGCCAAACCAAAAGCTGAAAAAGAGATTGAAGAATTAAGCAAATTTGCCAAAGACCTTGACGGTATCACAGAACTCCAAAAATGGGATTTCGCTTATTATTCCGAACTTCTCAAAAAGGAGAAATACGCAATTGATGATGAGCTTTTAAAGCCCTATTTCCAGTTAGAAAAAGTGATTTCAGGAGTTTTCCAAACTGCCCAAAAACTTTACGGATTAGAGTTCATTCCTAATTCCGAAATACCTGTATATCATCCAGATGTACTAGCGTATGAGGTAAAAGATCGGGAAGGAAAGCATCTAGCAGTGTTCTACGCTGATTATTTCCCAAGAGCCGGAAAAAGAAACGGTGCTTGGATGACCAGCTACCAAGGGCAAAGTGAAAGAGATGGAGTAGAGAAAAGACCTCATATTTCTATCGTTTGTAACTTTACCAAGCCTACCAAAACGAAGCCTAGTTTACTGACATTTAACGAGGTAACCACCTTATTCCATGAATTTGGCCACGCCCTTCATGGTATGGTTGCCAAAACAAAATACGAGTCAATCTCTGGCACTAGCGTCTACTGGGATTTTGTGGAACTGCCATCGCAAATATTTGAAAACTGGTGCTACGAAAAAGAATGCCTTGACTTATTCGCTGAGCACTATGAAACGGGTGAGAAAATTCCTTCTGATCTAATTGAAAAAATTAAGAAGGCAGCGAACTTTCAGCAGGGGTATCAAACGGTCCGTCAAATTAGCTTCGGACTACTAGACATGGCATTCCACAGCACAAAGGCTCAGGAAATCACCGATATTCCGGAATTCGAAAGAGGCATCATGAAGAGAACTGATTTACTTCCTCCTGTTCAAGGGACATTGATGGCAACCTCGTTTTCACACATTTTCCAAGGTGGATATTCTGCTGGGTATTACAGTTACAAATGGGCTGAAGTTTTGGATGCAGATGCATTCGAATTGTTCCAGGAAAAAGGCGTTTTTGACCAAGAAACAGCTGCTTCTTTTCAAAAGAACATCCTTTCAGCTGGAGGAAGTGAGCACCCTTCCATTTTGTATAAAAGATTTAGGGGACGTGAGCCAAAGCAAGATGCTTTATTAAAACGAGCTGGATTAGTTTCCAAGACTTAAAATAAAGAACACTTCTATTCAAAAATTGAATTATATTAATCTCAGTGTCTGAAAAAATGCCTTTTTATGATCCAAAATAGCCTTAAAATGCCTCCTTACTTGAAGGCACTTTCTGTACTGATATTTATTATCGTCTTGGTTTTTTTCCTTATCGTAGGAAAGAGCCTTTTAGTACCCTTGTTTATGGGTGGCTTTTTTGCTGTTCTGTTTACGCCTTTAAGCAATTGGTTGGAAGCACGTAAGGTTCCTAGAACACTTTCCAGTGTCATATCTTTGATAATCAATATCACCTTAGTCGTAGGGTTTGTTGCATTTATTATTTCAACAGTAGCCAATTTTACAAATGACTTTGATAATGTTTCTGAGAAATTAACAAGCTATGCAAAAGAGGTTGATGAATGGACCTATGAAAATTTTGGGATTGATGAGAATCTAGATGAAAAAGCCAGTAACGATTTCATAAAAACGGTGCTTCAGGAGAACAGTAAAAACATCACGGGTTTTGCATTAAAAACTGTTGGTTCTCTTTCGGGTTCTATTCTGATTCCAGTTTTTATGTTCTTCTTCTTGCTATATCGAGATCATTTAACAGAAGTGATGATCCGAATTTATCGTGACAAAGACCCTCAACTTGTCAGGATGCGGATTACCAGTCTTAGAAAATTACTCCAAAGCTACGTCATCGGAGTTTTGAAAGTGATGGGAATATTGGCCGTTTTGAACGTTACAGCATTTACAGCACTTGGAATAAAGCATGCAATTTTCTTTGGTCTAATCGCCGCTTTCTTAAACATTATCCCTTATGTAGGCCCTTTGGTTGGTGCCATGATGCCTATGATTTATTCATTCCTGACGAAAGACAGCTTATTCTACCCCATTGCAGTTCTTGCTAGTTATCAATTGATCCAGTTAATTGAAGGAAATATATTGACTCCAAAAATCGTAGGTGGTAATGTCAATCTAAATCCATTTATTACGTTTCTTGGATTATTAGTAGGGGCCTCGATCTGGGGCATTGCCGGAATGATATTAATCATACCAGTATTGGCAATCTTGCGTGAAATATTTGAATTAAGTGATCAAACTAGTCCTTTTGCCTTACTTTTGGGGGAAGAAAAACCGCATGAAAAAACTAAACCAAAAGAAGACGATTAACCTAGGATTATTCCTACTCATCCTATTTTCATTTTCTTGTGATAGCCTTGATGACAAAAAGGGGCGTTTTCTTCTTAAAGGAAATGAAAAACTAGAAGAGAATGATCCAAAGTCAGCGATTGAATTTTATCAGGAGGCGATTGACTTAGACAGTGCCTATTTTGACGCCCATTACAATAAAGCAATGGCTCATTTAAGGTTAAATCAACTTGATCAAGCTATTCATGCTTTTAGCGACGGGATTCAGGTTAATCAATCTAGCTTTGAAAGCTATTTCCAAAGAGGGTTAGCCTACTTGGATAATGGCGAGTTTTATAAAGCCCGGGAAGATGCCCAGCAGCTGGTTCAGATGGATTCTAAATCCTGGAAAAGCTACTTTTTGACCGGATTGGTAGAAGAAAAATTAAACAACTACCCTCAAGCATTGGCTTCTTTCGAAAAGGCGGTCGAATTGGATCCCACTAATTCAGATCTTTTAGTCAATCAGGCAACCTTGCTTTATTACGAACAAAAATCAGAGGAGGCATTAATAATTCTCGATAAAGCGGAAGAAGTCAACCCAGCTGAACCCAATCTCCACAACTTAAGGTCAATGATTTACTTTGATAGAGAATCCTATCAAGAGGCTTTAGACGCAGTAAATAAAGCTATTGCCTTGAATAATACCCAAGCCTATTTCTATAATAACAAAGGCCTGTATATGATGTTTACAGGAGATTTAGAAGGCGGATTGGATTTAGTGAACCAGAGTATCAAAATGAACGAGAACAACCCTTATGCGCTTCGAAACAAAGGGATTTACTATGTATTGACTGGTGACAAGGTAACTGCGCTTCAATATTTGGCAGAATTAAATGAAAATTACCCAGATATGCCTTTAGTTGAAGAATACCTCGAAAAGGCTCAGGGCTTATAATTCTCTTTTGAAATTACATCCTTGATGCTTTTTAATAATTCTGCAGCATCAATCGGTTTGGCAACAAAACCGTCAAACCCGCATTGATCAATTTTCTCCATGATTTCCAATTTGGCTGCGGCAGTTAAGGCAATGACTGGTTTATCAGAAAACGACTTAATAGCTACCGTTGCATCAAAGCCATCCATTACTGGCATTTGGATATCCATCAGAATGCAGTCATAAGAATTGGATTTAGCTGCGGCTACTGCTTCCTCTCCATTCAACACACGATCATATGTGTATCCCCATTTTTTGATGATTTTACCCAAAACCAATGCATTAACATCGTTATCCTCTGCCATCAGTAAGTGTAAAACTTTTGGAGCTAAGCTGACATTTTCAGCGGGAACCAAGGCATTGGTCTCATGCTCGGCAACATCAAATTCTAATTCAAAATAAAACTTACTTCCCTTTCCTACCTCAGACTCAAGCTGAATAGTTCCTCCCATTAATTGAAGTAGTTTTCTAGTAATTGAAAGCCCTAAACCTGTTCCACCATATTTAGTACTAAATGTTGGTCTTACCTGGTCAAAATCATTAAAAATCTTGTCTTGATTTTCCTTGGCAATACCTATCCCCGAATCTTTTACTTCAAAATAAACCTTCGCTTTCTCATTAGAAGATTCTTTCAGTTTTACTGTCACATCCACATCCCCTTCGTTGGTGAATTTTAAGGCATTTGTAATCAGGTTATTCAGTATTTGAGAAAGTCTGGTTTTATCTCCTTTCAACCAAATCTCAAGCCCTTCTGAAATATGTAAATTCAAATTGTTTTTACTATCCCCAGCATGAAAAGAAAGACCTTTGATTATTTGATTAATAAGATTTTGGAATTGGAAAGGTTCTTTTTCAATAGTCAATTTTCCAGCTTCAATTTTCTGGAAATCGAGTAAATCATTGATCATAATGATCAAATTATCAACCGCAAAGTTGATCGTGTTCAATGCTGACTCTTGTGAAGAATTAGTTTCCTCTTGCAGCAAAGAATAGACAGATCCTGAAATGGCATTGAGAGGTGTTCTGAGTTCATGGCTTATCATGGATAAAAACTCAGACTTTATTTGACTTGCTTTTTCAGCGGTCATTCGAGCCTCATTCAGCTTATTTTCAAATTCCTTTTGCTCGCTTATATCTGTCAGATACCCGTACCAAACCATGTCACCATTTGCCAGCAACTGCGGCCTTGCTGCACCTAAAACCCATCGGTATTCCTCAGAGTTCACTCCAGACTTGACTCTAAATTGACATTGCCATGGCTCTTGCTTTTTAGAAGAAGCGACAGAACTCATGATTACTTTAGGCAAATCCATCGGGTGGACTTTGCTAATGGCAACCGAAATATCAGAAACCTCATCCATTTCTTCAGGGCTAATTCCCAACACGGAAGTGATTCCCTTAGAAAGGAAAGAGAAGTTCATCCTACCCTCACTATCCAACACCATCTGATACAAACCTCCAGGCACCTGCTCTGTCAGGTTCATCAGAAAATCATTATTTTTTTCTAATGTCTTCTCCAGTTCAAGTTTTTCAGAAATATTCCTGAAACTTAATTGAATGTACCGTTGTCCATCTATGTTGGTTGATTTTACCGAAGTCTCTAAAAAGAACTGCTTTCCTTGCCCATTTAATATGTTGGAATGAGTCTTGAATATCTCCTCATCAGAGTTTTTTATCCAGTCTTTCCAAAGCTCTGAATGTTCAAAAAGACTACTTAATTCCTTTAAATGCTTTAACTCCTGAGTGGAATCCAGACCAAATAATAAATTGGTTTGCTCATTGGATAAAAATATTTCACCATCAGGAAAAACTACCATTGAAGGCTCAATTGAAACATTAAATAGCGTTTCTAATGCTTCAATTTTCTTGTTTTTCTTTTGGTTTGAGTAATCATCCCAAATGATTCCTGCATGAATTTTCTGCTGCTCTTCAAAGGGCAGAATTTTTACCTTCAAGAACTTTTCTTGAGCACCAGCCAATTGGATCTCGAACTCCTCCGATTCTCCTGCTTTACTCAAGGCGAGTTGGAAAGCTTTTTTCCATAGTTTTTTAAATTCCTCAAGTCCTGAGCTCAAAGATTCATTTGCAAAATCTATGGTTTTAATTCCTCCAAAAAACTGAGCTGCTACTGGGTTTAGAATTAGTTTTTCCTCTTCTGAATCATATTGCCATGTTCCGGATTTATTCTGATCAGGAGCTTCTATCATCAACTGCTCAACCTGCAATTCACGATTTTTCTTCTCTGTTCTTTCGGTAATATCTCGGGCTATAATAAAAAATCTGTCCGGCGAAAACTGGACAGAACATTCTAATACTTTAAATCCACGTTTCTTTGTCTTGACCCTTACTTCAAAAAACACACTTGAATCCTTCAGACTATGGTTCCTCCATAAATCTCTTACTTTTCCTAAATCATCAGGATGTATATGGCTACAAAGGCTATTATTCAACAATTCTCCAACCTCATAACCTAAAACGGGTTGTGCCGCTCCGTTTAAGTAGGTCAGATAATCATGTTGACCAATAGCAATAATATCTAAACTAGATCTAAAAAATTGTTGAGACTCCTTTTTACTTGGTAAACCATGCGTCTTTACTTCTTTGCCTTTATAGAAAAGAAAATAATTGGTACCACTTTCATGGGGAAGCTCAAGCTTGAAGTTAAAATCTTTTCCTTCGTGAGTTAATATCAATTCCTCTTTGAAAATATAGGCATTGATATCCAGTCCCAATCCTGCTAAGGTTTTCTCCTTTAAAGATTCTCCAATTTGATTTTCGAATGACTCATTCCCATAAAAAATACTGTAGGGGTAGGTATCATCTGCAAGAAACACCATTTCTGATGATTCATATATGATTTTCTTAAAGGTGCTATTAATACCTCGTTCTTGCATTTGAATTTGAAAAACCTATAGGGCGGATAAGTTGATACAATGGATTGGCTTATTGTACCAATACACTCGTAAACATACATTAATTTGTATTTCATATCAAATATTTTGACTTATAAATACATTTTTCTGTATAAAAAATACATGAAAGGTATGTTTGGTTTTTAATTCCAAGCCCAAAATGCAAGGAGCATAAAAAAAGCCGTGATAATTTCTTATCACGGCTTTTCAAATTTAAATTCTTACAATTATGCTTTTGCTTTAATAAGGTTCAATGCGGAACCCGCTTTAAACCAATCAATTTGTGCTGCATTGTAAGTATGATTTGCAACGATTATATCTTTCGAACCGTCAGCATGAACAAACTCAAGGGTAAGAGGTTTTTCTGGAGCAAATTGCTCTAGGTCTAGGAAGTTGATTGTATCATCCTCCTGGATTTTATCATAATCAGCCTCATTATCAAAAGTCAATCCAAGCATACCTTGCTTCTTCAGGTTTGTTTCATGAATTCTGGCAAAGGATTTTACTAACACCGCTTTCACACCAAGATGCCTTGGCTCCATAGCAGCATGCTCTCTAGAAGAACCTTCTCCATAGTTATGATCTCCAACCACAATAGTAGGAATACCAGCAGCTTTATAGGCTCTCTGAGTAGCTGGAACTGGTCCATACTCACCAGTTAGTTGACTTTTCACTGAGTTTGTAGCGTCATTAAATGCATTAACCGCACCAATTAGGCAATTGTCAGAAATATTGTCCAAATGTCCCCTAAACCTTAACCATGGACCTGCCATAGAAATGTGGTCCGTAGTACATTTCCCAAATGCTTTGATCAAAAGTTTAGCACCTGAAATGTTCTTTCCATCCCAAGGAGCAAACGGATCTAGCAGCTGAAGTCTTTTAGAATCTGGCTTAACTTTAACTTCCACATTACTTCCATCTTCTGCTGGAGCTTGGTATCCGTTATCCTCTACCGCAAATCCTTTTTCTGGAAGTTCATCTCCTTTAGGAGGATCTAATTTCACTTCAACCCCATCTTCATTGATCAATTTATCAGTTATTGGGTTGAAACCTAAATCACCTGAGATGGCGATAGCAGCTACCATTTCTGGAGAAGTTACAAATGCGTGAGTGTTTGGATTTCCATCCGCTCTTTTCGAGAAGTTTCTATTGAAAGAGTGAACAATGGTGTTCTTCTCTTTTTTATCTGCACCAGCTCTTGCCCACTGACCAATACATGGTCCACAAGCATTGGTAAAGATAGTAGCATCCAAATCAGTAAAGATTTTAAGCAAACCATCTCTGTCTGCTGTAAACCTTACTTGCTCAGAACCTGGGTTAATCCCAAACTCTGCTTTGGTTTTCAATTTTTTATCTACAGCCTGTTTTGCAATAGATGAAGCTCTTGATAAATCCTCATAAGATGAGTTAGTACAAGAACCGATTAGTCCCCATTCTACTTTTGTTGGCCATCCATTTTTCTCTGCTTCAGCTCTTACTTGAGATACTGGAGTTGCTTTATCTGGTGTAAATGGACCATTAACGTGTGGTTCTAAAGTATCAAGATCAATCTCGATTACTTGATCAAAGTATTGCTCAGGATTCGAGTAAACCTCGCTATCACCTGTTAAGTGTTCTTTTACTCCATTAGCCAATTCAGCTACATCCGCTCTATCAGTCGCTTTCAAATAGCGCTCCATTGACTCATCATAACCAAATGTTGAGGTGGTAGCACCAATTTCAGCGCCCATATTACAGATAGTACCTTTACCAGTCGCTGAAAGAGATTTAGCACCGTCTCCGAAATATTCAACGATACAACCAGTACCTCCTTTAACAGTAAGAATACCGGCTACTTTAAGGATAACGTCTTTAGCAGAAGTCCAACCGTTCATTTTACCAGTCAACTTCACTCCAATAAGTTTTGGGAATTTAAGTTCCCATGCCATTCCTGCCATCACATCTACAGCATCAGCACCACCAACACCGATAGCTACCATTCCGAGACCACCAGCATTCACGGTATGAGAATCTGTTCCGATCATCATACCTCCTGGGAAGGCATAGTTTTCTAATACTACTTGGTGAATAATACCTGCACCTGGCTTCCAGAAACCAATTCCATACTTGTTGGAAACTGACTCCAAAAAGTTAAAAACCTCCCCACTGGCAGTAAGTGAACTACTTAAATCTGCTTTAGCACCATTTTGTGCCAAGATCAAGTGATCACAGTGCGCTGTGGAAGGAACTGCTACCTTATCTTTTCCAGCTTGCATAAACTGTAAAAGTGCCATTTGAGCAGTTGCATCTTGCATGGCAACTCTATCTGGAGCAAAATCCACATATGATTTCCCTCTCTCAAAGCTTTCTGTAGCATCTCCATCCCAAAGGTGAGCGTAAAGTATTTTCTCTGCTAAAGTAAGTGGTTTTCCTACCACCTTCCTGGCAGCTGCTATACGCTCAGGATACTTCGCATACACTGCCTTGATCATTTCTATATCAAATGCCATTTATAAAGGATATTTTATGTTGTATTAAAAGGTTCTGTTTTGTCGAAGGCAAATATAGAAATATAGCCCAATAATCGGTAGCCACAGACAACCTGTAAACTAGGGTTTATCCTAATTTAAAACCATTTTAAGCGCGCGCCACCAATTTTAAGCTAAAAAATAAACAACCATGCCTAAATAAATACCTCCAATCAGACATAAACCCAGGCAGTACTTGAATAAATCTTTCGCTTTCACCCCCGTAATAGTTATTAACGGTAATGCCCAAAATGGTTGTAATAAATTACTTATTTGATCGCCATAGGAAAAGACTAAAACCATTTTTCCAATAGACATTCCCATCGCTTTTGCAGAATCCAGAATAATGGGCCCCTGCACGGCAAATTGTCCTCCCCCTGAAGGAATAATCAAATTAACAGCAGCTGCGGAAACATACGAAATTAGCGGCAAGGTACTTTGACTGGCGTTGGAAACTAAACCTGAAGAAAATTCTTCTAGTAGTCCTGAATGAGTCATCAGTCCTAAAATACCTGCATAAAATGGGAATTGAATAAAAATATCAATTGAGGATTTTATCCCTGAACCTATTGCTTTTTTGAACTGCCCCATCGATTGATAGGCTATTAAAGTCAAGCCAAAAAGAAGAAAATTGATTGTATTGATATTGACTGAGGCAAGTTCTGGAACTGAACCAAATACAAAATTAAAGAAGGCAATTAGCACCATCGCAAAGCCTATGATAAAAGCGAAGTAACTTCTTTTTCCTGGAAGAATGGCTTTGAGAGGTTTTGCATCAATTTCAATTTTAGCGGATTTTTCGCTATTGGAAAAGACCAATAAGGATAAGGCAAAAACAAATACCAAACCTATCGAAACCCAAAAATTAGAAATACTCCCAATTGTCTCTGAAATCGGGATCACCCCTATTTTACCCTCCAAAAAATGACCTTTTTCAGCCACTTTCAATGGCGCAGAACCTGAAAGCCCTCCATGCCAAACGGCCATTCCCAAATATCCTGCCGCGGCTAAAAGTGCTGGATTTGGATTATATCCTTTTTCTTTGGCCGCAACATATACAAACCTAGCTAACAAGGCCCCAATAACAAGTCCAAAACCCCAGTTTAATAATCCTCCAACCATAGCAATTATGCCGGTCATCAATACTCCTTGAGTCTTATTTTTTGGGATATGGGCGATCCTTTTTAAAAATAAATGTACGGGCTGAAAAACAGCTAAGGCATACCCAAAGACTAAAATCATTATCATTTGAAGCGTAAAAGTCAATAGGCTGAAAAATCCCTGTTGCCAATACCCTAATGATATCAATGTTCTTTTTCCAAATGAAACTTCTTCCTTGATCCCAAAAATAATCACCATCAAAAAACATAGTACTGTAAGTCCTATGACCAGAGCAAATGGAGATGGGAAAAATTGCTTTCGAGAACGTTGAATCAATTTTACAATTACTTTTTAAGTATAAATTTTAGACCTAATATTATCTTTTAAACCTTACTTCACAACTCAAGTAAGCCCTTGAGCCCCCCTTTTAGTTTGACTTAAATGGAACTAATTTATAATCCTTTTTCTGTAAGTCTTTTAATATCAGGAGCCTTAGTCGCTGCACTTTCGGCTTTTATTGCAGTAAAACTTGGCAGTTCAACGAGATGGATCGCATTAACCATGCTTTCTGCTTCAATCTGGGGCTTTTTCTATGGATTTGAATTAGCAAGTACTTCAAAAGAAGCAATGCTTTTTTACGTCAAACTAGAATATTTGGGCGTATTAACCACCCCCACATTTTGGTTAATATTCTGTATTAAATATACAGGATTGAAGCCCAAATATTCTGCATTGACTTACTTTTTTGTAGGGATCATTCCGCTGATTTCTTACCTAATTTTGATGACCAATGAACTACATCATCTTCACTATGCTAGTACAAGTGTAAATCTAAATGGCCCATTTCCTTTATTAGATATAAAAATTGGGCCTTGGTACATAGTCAATATTATTTACTCGTATTCTGCATTTCTGATAGGTCTGATCATCTTATGGAGCAGATTCCGAAATTCAGATCCGCTTTATAAAACACAAACTAAGTTGATTTTTGCTGCCGGGGTATTCCCTATCCTTATCAACTTATTATATCAATTGGGGCTTTTTAGAATTTATGCAGAAATAGATAGTACCCCTTTCGCCTTTCTGTTTACTTATTTGATTCTAGGCTTTGCCATCATCAGATTTAGCTTGTTTAGCATTATCCCCATAGCAAAAGAAAAAATAATAGCCGTGATCACAAGAGGAGTCCTGGTGATAGACTCTAAATTGAATATCATTGACTACAATCCTGCGGCAAAGGATTATTTTGAAAAACCTCAAATCATAAAATCCGGAAATAACCTGAATAAAATATTTGAGAATTTCCAGCCTATTCTCGATTTGGTAAATTCCAATAGGCATCAAACAATGGAAGTACCTGATACTATTCATGGTGAAAGAAAAATTGTAAGAATAGAGTCCATTCCAATTTTAGACAAAAAATCCTCACTTTCAGGAACTTTACTCTTATTTGAAGATATCAGTGAAGAAGTAATAACTAAAGAAACACTTCAAACTCAAGCCAAGGATTTACAGCAGTTAAATGACTTAAAAGACAAGTATTTTAGCATAATTTCCCATGATCTGAAGAGCCCTATTTTCGGAATAAGAGAGCTATTACACTTAACCCAAAGTGGTGATGTTTCTCAAGAAGAATTTATGGAAATGCTGCCAGAAGTGACACAGAACATCGAAAATATTGCCAGTCTCTTGGAAAATTTATTGGCCTGGACAAGCACTCAAATTAAAGGTGAGCACATCCAGATAAGTGAGTTCAATCTTTTTAAGGTTTTAGAGGAAC
Above is a window of Algoriphagus machipongonensis DNA encoding:
- a CDS encoding M3 family metallopeptidase, which encodes MQNPLLAQFATPFDTAPFNKIKTEDYLPAIKASIDEAKLEIEAIKNEEQPSFENTIEALDRSGKKLGIISSIFFNLNSAETSPELQKLAREISPLLTQHSNDILLDQVLFQKVASVFDSQENLDLTPEQKTLLEKTFKSFVRNGAKLGPEQGETLRKIDQELAQLSLKFGENVLEETNKYVHFETEESAIEGLPEGIKEAASQIAEEKGKPGQWAFTLDYPSYIPALTYAKNRDLRKLLFLAYNTKCSKGDELDNQQIIKDILNLKEKRAQLLGYKNHAEFILEERMAKSPDEVTQFSESLLAKAKPKAEKEIEELSKFAKDLDGITELQKWDFAYYSELLKKEKYAIDDELLKPYFQLEKVISGVFQTAQKLYGLEFIPNSEIPVYHPDVLAYEVKDREGKHLAVFYADYFPRAGKRNGAWMTSYQGQSERDGVEKRPHISIVCNFTKPTKTKPSLLTFNEVTTLFHEFGHALHGMVAKTKYESISGTSVYWDFVELPSQIFENWCYEKECLDLFAEHYETGEKIPSDLIEKIKKAANFQQGYQTVRQISFGLLDMAFHSTKAQEITDIPEFERGIMKRTDLLPPVQGTLMATSFSHIFQGGYSAGYYSYKWAEVLDADAFELFQEKGVFDQETAASFQKNILSAGGSEHPSILYKRFRGREPKQDALLKRAGLVSKT
- a CDS encoding AI-2E family transporter gives rise to the protein MIQNSLKMPPYLKALSVLIFIIVLVFFLIVGKSLLVPLFMGGFFAVLFTPLSNWLEARKVPRTLSSVISLIINITLVVGFVAFIISTVANFTNDFDNVSEKLTSYAKEVDEWTYENFGIDENLDEKASNDFIKTVLQENSKNITGFALKTVGSLSGSILIPVFMFFFLLYRDHLTEVMIRIYRDKDPQLVRMRITSLRKLLQSYVIGVLKVMGILAVLNVTAFTALGIKHAIFFGLIAAFLNIIPYVGPLVGAMMPMIYSFLTKDSLFYPIAVLASYQLIQLIEGNILTPKIVGGNVNLNPFITFLGLLVGASIWGIAGMILIIPVLAILREIFELSDQTSPFALLLGEEKPHEKTKPKEDD
- a CDS encoding tetratricopeptide repeat protein; the encoded protein is MKKLNQKKTINLGLFLLILFSFSCDSLDDKKGRFLLKGNEKLEENDPKSAIEFYQEAIDLDSAYFDAHYNKAMAHLRLNQLDQAIHAFSDGIQVNQSSFESYFQRGLAYLDNGEFYKAREDAQQLVQMDSKSWKSYFLTGLVEEKLNNYPQALASFEKAVELDPTNSDLLVNQATLLYYEQKSEEALIILDKAEEVNPAEPNLHNLRSMIYFDRESYQEALDAVNKAIALNNTQAYFYNNKGLYMMFTGDLEGGLDLVNQSIKMNENNPYALRNKGIYYVLTGDKVTALQYLAELNENYPDMPLVEEYLEKAQGL
- a CDS encoding ATP-binding protein is translated as MQERGINSTFKKIIYESSEMVFLADDTYPYSIFYGNESFENQIGESLKEKTLAGLGLDINAYIFKEELILTHEGKDFNFKLELPHESGTNYFLFYKGKEVKTHGLPSKKESQQFFRSSLDIIAIGQHDYLTYLNGAAQPVLGYEVGELLNNSLCSHIHPDDLGKVRDLWRNHSLKDSSVFFEVRVKTKKRGFKVLECSVQFSPDRFFIIARDITERTEKKNRELQVEQLMIEAPDQNKSGTWQYDSEEEKLILNPVAAQFFGGIKTIDFANESLSSGLEEFKKLWKKAFQLALSKAGESEEFEIQLAGAQEKFLKVKILPFEEQQKIHAGIIWDDYSNQKKNKKIEALETLFNVSIEPSMVVFPDGEIFLSNEQTNLLFGLDSTQELKHLKELSSLFEHSELWKDWIKNSDEEIFKTHSNILNGQGKQFFLETSVKSTNIDGQRYIQLSFRNISEKLELEKTLEKNNDFLMNLTEQVPGGLYQMVLDSEGRMNFSFLSKGITSVLGISPEEMDEVSDISVAISKVHPMDLPKVIMSSVASSKKQEPWQCQFRVKSGVNSEEYRWVLGAARPQLLANGDMVWYGYLTDISEQKEFENKLNEARMTAEKASQIKSEFLSMISHELRTPLNAISGSVYSLLQEETNSSQESALNTINFAVDNLIIMINDLLDFQKIEAGKLTIEKEPFQFQNLINQIIKGLSFHAGDSKNNLNLHISEGLEIWLKGDKTRLSQILNNLITNALKFTNEGDVDVTVKLKESSNEKAKVYFEVKDSGIGIAKENQDKIFNDFDQVRPTFSTKYGGTGLGLSITRKLLQLMGGTIQLESEVGKGSKFYFELEFDVAEHETNALVPAENVSLAPKVLHLLMAEDNDVNALVLGKIIKKWGYTYDRVLNGEEAVAAAKSNSYDCILMDIQMPVMDGFDATVAIKSFSDKPVIALTAAAKLEIMEKIDQCGFDGFVAKPIDAAELLKSIKDVISKENYKP
- a CDS encoding aconitate hydratase, whose amino-acid sequence is MAFDIEMIKAVYAKYPERIAAARKVVGKPLTLAEKILYAHLWDGDATESFERGKSYVDFAPDRVAMQDATAQMALLQFMQAGKDKVAVPSTAHCDHLILAQNGAKADLSSSLTASGEVFNFLESVSNKYGIGFWKPGAGIIHQVVLENYAFPGGMMIGTDSHTVNAGGLGMVAIGVGGADAVDVMAGMAWELKFPKLIGVKLTGKMNGWTSAKDVILKVAGILTVKGGTGCIVEYFGDGAKSLSATGKGTICNMGAEIGATTSTFGYDESMERYLKATDRADVAELANGVKEHLTGDSEVYSNPEQYFDQVIEIDLDTLEPHVNGPFTPDKATPVSQVRAEAEKNGWPTKVEWGLIGSCTNSSYEDLSRASSIAKQAVDKKLKTKAEFGINPGSEQVRFTADRDGLLKIFTDLDATIFTNACGPCIGQWARAGADKKEKNTIVHSFNRNFSKRADGNPNTHAFVTSPEMVAAIAISGDLGFNPITDKLINEDGVEVKLDPPKGDELPEKGFAVEDNGYQAPAEDGSNVEVKVKPDSKRLQLLDPFAPWDGKNISGAKLLIKAFGKCTTDHISMAGPWLRFRGHLDNISDNCLIGAVNAFNDATNSVKSQLTGEYGPVPATQRAYKAAGIPTIVVGDHNYGEGSSREHAAMEPRHLGVKAVLVKSFARIHETNLKKQGMLGLTFDNEADYDKIQEDDTINFLDLEQFAPEKPLTLEFVHADGSKDIIVANHTYNAAQIDWFKAGSALNLIKAKA
- a CDS encoding TIGR00366 family protein: MIQRSRKQFFPSPFALVIGLTVLCFLMVIIFGIKEEVSFGKRTLISLGYWQQGFFSLLTFTLQMIMILVFGYALAVFQPVHLFLKRIAHIPKNKTQGVLMTGIIAMVGGLLNWGFGLVIGALLARFVYVAAKEKGYNPNPALLAAAGYLGMAVWHGGLSGSAPLKVAEKGHFLEGKIGVIPISETIGSISNFWVSIGLVFVFALSLLVFSNSEKSAKIEIDAKPLKAILPGKRSYFAFIIGFAMVLIAFFNFVFGSVPELASVNINTINFLLFGLTLIAYQSMGQFKKAIGSGIKSSIDIFIQFPFYAGILGLMTHSGLLEEFSSGLVSNASQSTLPLISYVSAAAVNLIIPSGGGQFAVQGPIILDSAKAMGMSIGKMVLVFSYGDQISNLLQPFWALPLITITGVKAKDLFKYCLGLCLIGGIYLGMVVYFLA